From Paenibacillus sp. GP183, one genomic window encodes:
- a CDS encoding Flp1 family type IVb pilin has protein sequence MNNVWTMLKKLWQDEDGLGTLEILLIVAVLVAIAIIFRKWIVHWFNQLIGTANTDLNGSTVTPCDPSSGSCTP, from the coding sequence ATGAATAACGTATGGACCATGTTAAAAAAACTTTGGCAGGATGAAGATGGCCTTGGCACATTGGAAATATTATTGATTGTCGCTGTATTGGTCGCGATTGCGATTATTTTTCGCAAATGGATCGTTCACTGGTTTAATCAACTAATTGGTACTGCCAATACAGATTTAAACGGCAGTACAGTTACACCTTGTGATCCATCGAGCGGCAGCTGCACTCCATAA
- a CDS encoding type II secretion system F family protein — MFSSITLSIEFVLLSAYLILGRKKYSSFMNENVFSFKLTFLHPAGLLFLDQTKLMERLPDFTLRIHHKLLLLHGRSNSINRSKLFYAEQVSAGSLCLLFFNLIAVLAGGDVVYIGLGLFCAMVTPLLMLKELDAQIRKKQQQIIMELPEVLSTIVLLVNAGETVQRAWIRCLQVKRRNEAESPLFKEMDMAVRELEMNISFPKVMEDFSKRCAMHEVSLFTSSLMLNYKRGGNDFVLALHGLSQELWQRRKTVSKTLGEEASSKLVFPMVLIFAVVMLIVAAPALLMMNQ, encoded by the coding sequence ATGTTTAGCTCCATTACATTATCTATCGAATTTGTTCTCTTATCTGCTTATTTAATCCTCGGCCGAAAGAAATACAGCAGCTTTATGAATGAAAATGTTTTTTCCTTCAAGCTCACCTTCCTTCATCCGGCAGGCTTGTTGTTTCTAGATCAAACCAAACTCATGGAGAGATTGCCTGATTTCACATTGCGCATTCATCATAAATTATTATTGCTTCATGGCCGGTCCAACAGTATTAATCGTTCCAAGTTATTTTATGCGGAACAAGTATCGGCAGGTTCTTTATGCTTGCTATTCTTTAACCTTATAGCTGTACTAGCTGGCGGGGATGTCGTTTATATAGGGTTGGGACTTTTCTGTGCGATGGTCACCCCTTTGCTCATGCTCAAAGAATTGGACGCTCAAATACGCAAAAAACAGCAGCAGATCATTATGGAGCTTCCCGAGGTATTGAGTACTATAGTTCTTCTTGTGAATGCCGGAGAAACCGTACAAAGAGCATGGATACGGTGCTTGCAGGTAAAACGCAGGAATGAGGCTGAATCTCCTTTATTTAAGGAAATGGACATGGCTGTCCGAGAGCTTGAGATGAATATTTCCTTTCCCAAAGTGATGGAGGATTTCAGCAAACGCTGCGCCATGCACGAGGTATCTCTATTCACTTCTTCATTGATGCTAAATTACAAAAGAGGAGGGAATGATTTTGTCCTTGCCTTGCATGGCTTGTCCCAGGAGCTTTGGCAGCGGCGCAAAACGGTTTCGAAAACGCTGGGTGAGGAAGCTTCTTCCAAGTTAGTTTTTCCGATGGTGCTCATTTTTGCAGTGGTTATGCTCATAGTGGCCGCACCGGCATTACTTATGATGAATCAATAG
- a CDS encoding type II secretion system F family protein: MHLAAPTFILGAISWVLFIWWDRKKKASHPVHSVDKSTQALIRYDEYLLSSKEKVLSIFILAIPLSMIGYVFYKSMIMALLLSLLAILYPRYYQGHMIRLRKNKLNVQFKQALSCLSSSLSAGKSVETAFREALEDLRVLYPDPSCFIVHEFSIICRRMENGEPIEAALMDFSQRAHLEDAASFTDVFVTCKRTGGNLIEVMKRTSGIIGEKLEIKQDITVMIAQKKFESRVLLIAPILIVALLSFTSPEYMEPLYKGIGLIIMSLCLLLLAACGLLTHKIMNIKV, from the coding sequence TTGCACTTAGCCGCACCGACTTTTATACTTGGCGCGATTAGCTGGGTATTATTTATTTGGTGGGATCGGAAAAAGAAGGCTTCCCATCCCGTACACTCTGTCGACAAATCGACGCAAGCACTCATCCGCTATGATGAATATCTTTTATCCAGCAAAGAAAAAGTTTTGTCGATTTTTATCTTAGCGATTCCGCTCTCCATGATTGGCTATGTTTTTTACAAAAGCATGATCATGGCCCTGCTGCTTTCCTTGCTGGCAATTCTATACCCAAGATACTACCAGGGGCACATGATCCGATTACGCAAAAACAAATTGAATGTTCAATTTAAACAAGCTCTTAGCTGTTTATCATCATCTTTATCCGCAGGCAAGTCCGTTGAAACCGCGTTTCGGGAAGCGTTGGAGGATCTGCGGGTGCTTTATCCGGATCCATCTTGCTTTATTGTTCATGAATTCAGCATTATATGCAGAAGGATGGAAAATGGGGAACCGATTGAAGCCGCATTGATGGATTTTTCGCAAAGAGCTCATTTGGAGGATGCCGCCAGCTTCACTGATGTGTTCGTCACATGTAAACGAACTGGAGGTAACTTGATCGAAGTGATGAAGCGAACTTCAGGTATTATCGGGGAAAAGCTGGAAATCAAGCAGGACATCACGGTGATGATTGCGCAAAAGAAATTCGAATCCAGAGTTCTCTTGATCGCACCCATTCTTATTGTAGCCTTGCTGAGTTTCACCTCACCCGAGTATATGGAGCCGCTTTATAAAGGAATTGGATTGATCATTATGAGTTTATGTTTACTGCTGCTAGCAGCTTGCGGCTTGTTAACCCATAAAATTATGAATATCAAGGTGTGA
- a CDS encoding ATPase, T2SS/T4P/T4SS family, with translation MEQNQERDRELMAVLKQRIKEQLDLSSYTSDEQLKELIEEVLFSVSSEHDWTSRDIKDWVLRLFHSYRGLDVLQPLMEDPAITEIMVNGYKDIFIERQGIITRHPDQFESEEKLEDIIQTIVAKVNRIVNQGTPIVDARLPDGSRVHVVLPPASLSGPSMTIRKFPGKPLQMDDLIRKGSLTHEAAELLQSLVESGYNIFIGGGTGSGKTTFLGALAASIPAEERIITIEDSAEQQIRNIPNLVSLETRNANTEGRGEIPIRDLIRASLRMRPNRIIVGEVRGAEALDMLQAMNTGHDGSLSTGHANSAADMLSRLETMVLSGASLPVEVIRKQISSAIDIMIHLSRIRDSTRKVTEIHEMIGIIDGEIMLNPLFFFKEMGETEDRKVIGQLEYTGNPLVNDHKLQMAGKRMPEWFNQTRRDAICT, from the coding sequence ATGGAGCAAAATCAGGAACGGGATCGGGAGCTAATGGCTGTGTTGAAGCAAAGAATCAAAGAACAATTGGATTTATCGAGCTATACTTCGGATGAGCAGCTAAAGGAATTGATTGAAGAAGTTCTTTTCTCTGTTTCATCTGAGCATGATTGGACTTCCAGGGATATTAAGGATTGGGTATTGCGTTTGTTTCATTCTTATCGCGGCTTGGATGTGTTGCAGCCGCTGATGGAAGATCCTGCGATAACGGAAATTATGGTCAATGGGTACAAGGATATTTTTATAGAAAGACAGGGGATTATAACTCGGCATCCTGATCAGTTTGAGAGTGAAGAGAAGCTGGAGGACATCATTCAAACCATCGTGGCAAAAGTAAACCGAATCGTTAATCAAGGAACGCCCATAGTGGATGCAAGGCTTCCTGACGGTTCGAGGGTTCATGTTGTATTGCCTCCTGCCTCACTCAGCGGTCCCAGTATGACCATCCGTAAGTTCCCGGGGAAGCCGCTGCAGATGGACGATTTAATTCGCAAGGGGAGCTTGACCCATGAGGCTGCCGAGCTGCTGCAAAGCCTGGTTGAATCCGGCTACAACATTTTTATCGGTGGAGGCACAGGATCGGGGAAGACGACATTTTTGGGTGCGTTAGCGGCTTCCATTCCTGCAGAGGAACGCATTATTACTATTGAAGATTCAGCTGAGCAGCAAATTCGCAATATTCCTAATCTTGTTAGTTTGGAGACACGGAATGCGAATACGGAAGGAAGAGGGGAGATTCCTATTCGAGATTTGATTCGTGCTTCGCTGAGGATGAGACCCAATCGGATCATTGTGGGCGAGGTTCGCGGAGCTGAGGCTTTGGATATGCTGCAAGCGATGAATACCGGTCATGATGGAAGCTTATCCACGGGTCATGCCAATTCAGCAGCGGATATGCTAAGCCGTTTGGAAACGATGGTCTTAAGCGGTGCCTCGCTTCCAGTGGAGGTTATCCGCAAGCAGATCAGCTCGGCAATCGATATTATGATTCATTTGAGCCGAATTCGCGACAGTACCCGGAAGGTAACCGAGATTCACGAGATGATAGGAATAATCGATGGCGAAATCATGCTAAACCCGTTATTCTTCTTTAAGGAAATGGGAGAAACCGAGGATCGCAAGGTTATCGGTCAACTGGAATACACAGGTAATCCATTAGTGAATGACCATAAGCTGCAGATGGCGGGTAAGCGCATGCCAGAATGGTTTAACCAAACAAGGAGGGATGCTATTTGCACTTAG
- a CDS encoding AAA family ATPase produces the protein MAKIQLLLLDEDHFYAERLAAFIKSSKFEERIQPKLFTKTEYVDRLLETISDFCILLASESFLPECEKYKERLCMLSISNILLADELIDPDVPAVYRFQSLQQLLSRILDFYQDKHRLHSTPSKNTTKIVSLYSAIGNCGKTLSAVHLARELAFRGKKVLFLSLEAPSFAFHLLQGADPQHFSRILYFVKSMPEQLNSKLGMFIKQDLRLGIDFLSPCHLLREAQEMSAEETRHLIEALVAMDSYDFIIIDLEASLHVRISQALKLSDITLWLVLDELNCLHKTKAVMKSFGVQSGIHFVLNKYTGTIQNDFGSADIVLSGYLPYMPEWKTVHSLEPFFTGGIFPDQLMQAFEANQLKGALV, from the coding sequence ATGGCAAAAATTCAACTGCTGCTGCTCGACGAGGACCATTTTTATGCGGAGCGGCTGGCTGCGTTTATCAAGTCGTCTAAGTTCGAGGAAAGGATACAGCCCAAGCTATTTACAAAAACGGAATATGTAGACAGACTGCTTGAAACAATTAGTGATTTCTGCATTTTACTTGCTTCAGAATCTTTTCTTCCTGAATGTGAGAAGTACAAAGAACGTCTTTGTATGCTGTCTATAAGCAACATTCTACTGGCGGATGAATTAATCGATCCGGATGTTCCAGCTGTATATCGGTTTCAATCTTTACAGCAACTGCTGTCGCGAATCCTTGACTTTTATCAGGATAAACACAGGCTTCACTCTACTCCATCCAAGAATACCACTAAAATAGTTTCGCTTTATTCAGCAATTGGTAATTGCGGCAAGACCTTGTCAGCTGTTCATTTAGCCAGAGAACTTGCTTTTCGCGGCAAAAAAGTGCTTTTTCTCAGTCTGGAGGCGCCCAGCTTCGCATTTCATTTGTTACAGGGGGCAGATCCCCAGCACTTTTCACGGATTCTCTATTTTGTGAAAAGTATGCCTGAGCAGCTAAATAGCAAGCTTGGAATGTTTATTAAACAAGATCTTCGGCTGGGCATTGATTTTCTATCCCCTTGCCATCTCTTAAGAGAGGCTCAAGAAATGAGCGCAGAAGAAACACGTCATCTGATTGAGGCTTTAGTTGCAATGGACAGCTATGATTTTATCATCATTGACTTGGAGGCTTCGCTGCATGTAAGAATCAGTCAGGCTTTGAAGTTAAGCGATATTACGCTGTGGCTCGTTTTGGATGAACTGAATTGTCTGCATAAAACAAAGGCTGTTATGAAATCGTTTGGAGTTCAGAGCGGCATACATTTTGTTCTCAATAAATACACGGGAACCATACAAAACGATTTTGGGTCTGCCGACATTGTTTTGAGCGGTTATCTGCCCTATATGCCAGAATGGAAGACTGTCCATTCACTGGAGCCTTTTTTTACAGGCGGCATTTTTCCTGACCAGTTGATGCAAGCTTTCGAAGCTAACCAACTCAAAGGAGCACTCGTCTGA
- a CDS encoding serine/threonine-protein kinase, which yields MEFKHIDEGDTLGGRYRIVSLLGQGGMGRVFLAEDLKLKGKRWAVKECLHVGTDVQIFLEEAEMLAQLQHPQLPQLVDYFASDVGGFAYLVMDYIQGPTLHDLFERSSRELSVDRVVHYSLQLCELFHYLHSFRPKAIIYRDLKPSNVMINEHDRVRLIDFGVARHFTLGKNADTLQLGTIGFAAPEQLASAQTDARSDLYTLGAMMYYLLSRGQYMYITQIPLAKLRPDLPQSLTDTVQMLLHDNPQDRCQSALEVQHRLAPLASNPNKPAARSSALGLPNTPASIPRKLIVVGGLYAGVGSTFTAVTIARVLHACGVPQALVEQPTNEPDLYMLLFGDAKAPPSYTFASDAAASAGSLLHQPTWENGLTTWIPIHLDGFSGTWTPADTFKLLYSMTKPIVIWDISTGWGEPSVQELCQSADEIIIVLDASPAKINRLSSRSRLKQLIDYQARGKSVRYIANKEIPSGIRKEWQESLPGPVICTLPELPFENVVRCLWKGEFIQDQPAVLDKLRAALHPLLRELIPEEKLIRSEARPKNLFSRFNLQKKVE from the coding sequence GTGGAGTTTAAACATATTGATGAAGGAGATACGTTAGGAGGAAGATATCGGATTGTTTCCTTGCTGGGTCAAGGAGGGATGGGCCGTGTTTTTTTGGCTGAGGATTTGAAGCTCAAAGGAAAGAGATGGGCTGTAAAGGAGTGCCTGCATGTAGGTACTGATGTGCAGATCTTTCTCGAAGAAGCTGAAATGTTGGCTCAACTCCAGCATCCTCAGCTGCCGCAGCTGGTGGATTATTTTGCGTCGGATGTGGGCGGTTTTGCTTATTTGGTTATGGATTATATTCAGGGACCTACCTTGCATGATCTATTTGAACGCAGCAGCCGTGAGCTTTCAGTTGATCGAGTCGTCCACTATTCGCTGCAGCTTTGCGAGCTTTTTCATTATCTGCACTCGTTTCGTCCAAAAGCGATCATTTATCGCGATCTCAAGCCTTCGAATGTAATGATCAATGAGCATGATCGTGTAAGGCTGATTGATTTTGGCGTAGCCCGACATTTCACGCTGGGGAAGAATGCGGATACGCTGCAGCTCGGCACCATCGGGTTTGCTGCCCCTGAACAGCTGGCCTCAGCGCAAACGGATGCCCGTTCGGACCTCTACACGCTTGGAGCGATGATGTATTACTTGCTAAGCAGAGGCCAGTATATGTACATCACTCAAATCCCGCTGGCCAAGCTGCGTCCTGACCTGCCGCAGTCCCTGACCGACACCGTGCAGATGCTGCTGCACGACAATCCGCAGGACCGCTGCCAGTCGGCCCTGGAAGTGCAGCACCGGTTGGCGCCGCTTGCGTCTAACCCCAATAAGCCAGCGGCTCGATCGTCTGCCTTGGGATTACCAAACACGCCTGCCTCTATCCCACGCAAATTAATTGTCGTTGGCGGTTTGTATGCAGGCGTTGGATCTACTTTCACGGCCGTTACCATCGCCCGTGTGCTTCATGCCTGCGGAGTTCCTCAAGCCTTGGTTGAACAGCCCACGAATGAGCCAGACTTGTACATGCTCCTTTTTGGAGATGCCAAAGCTCCGCCGTCTTATACGTTTGCTTCAGATGCTGCGGCTAGTGCAGGAAGCTTATTGCATCAGCCGACTTGGGAGAATGGCTTAACCACCTGGATTCCCATTCATCTCGATGGCTTCTCGGGCACCTGGACTCCAGCGGATACCTTCAAGCTGCTCTATTCCATGACCAAGCCTATCGTCATCTGGGATATTTCAACAGGCTGGGGGGAGCCCTCGGTTCAAGAACTCTGCCAAAGTGCAGATGAAATCATCATCGTGCTCGATGCCTCACCGGCTAAAATCAATAGGCTCAGCTCGCGCTCACGCCTTAAGCAGCTGATCGATTATCAAGCAAGAGGCAAATCGGTGCGTTACATCGCCAACAAAGAAATACCTTCAGGCATCCGTAAGGAATGGCAGGAGTCTCTTCCAGGTCCTGTTATTTGCACCTTGCCGGAGCTTCCGTTTGAAAACGTTGTGCGCTGCCTTTGGAAAGGAGAATTCATTCAGGATCAACCTGCGGTTTTGGATAAGCTGAGAGCTGCATTACACCCTTTGCTTCGAGAGCTGATTCCAGAAGAGAAACTTATCCGTAGCGAAGCAAGACCTAAGAATTTATTTTCCAGATTTAATTTACAAAAAAAGGTTGAATAA
- a CDS encoding SAM-dependent methyltransferase has translation MNISRFIGTSNHGFAQYAQEEIKRLFPNARFTLLVPTEVFIFELPVSVEEAARLIRQQEPMFLRHMQPVDHVLESSRSEADLSELVQWLKEHASFEAGEKIAVQVRKEEGSGAPYAPIAVKSAMDQLFASHFGAEPVVKDADRIVSVYVTAEKVYIGTSRPEDNLSDWSGGAIRFHKEEDQISRAKFKLLEAEQRFGLDFGSYKNALDIGAAPGGWTSFLLEKGLKVTAIDPASMHPSLISNPKLTFHKKNAGDVKLRDEEFDLLVCDMSWSPRQMGRLVADLLYALKQGGTAIITVKLMHKKPFQTVKELLQAFESQLHLVQAKQLFHNREELTLYLIKSTIL, from the coding sequence ATGAACATTTCCCGATTTATAGGAACATCCAATCATGGCTTTGCCCAATATGCGCAAGAAGAGATTAAGCGATTATTTCCGAATGCGCGGTTTACGCTTTTGGTACCGACCGAGGTTTTCATTTTTGAACTCCCGGTTTCGGTCGAAGAAGCTGCTCGTTTGATCAGACAGCAAGAGCCTATGTTTCTGAGGCATATGCAGCCGGTTGATCATGTTTTGGAGAGTTCACGTTCTGAAGCGGATTTGAGCGAGCTGGTTCAATGGCTGAAGGAACATGCTTCCTTTGAGGCCGGGGAAAAGATAGCAGTGCAAGTACGCAAAGAAGAGGGATCTGGGGCGCCATATGCGCCTATTGCCGTAAAATCGGCTATGGATCAGTTATTCGCATCGCACTTTGGTGCGGAACCGGTGGTCAAAGATGCCGACCGCATCGTTTCTGTATATGTGACAGCCGAGAAGGTGTATATCGGGACTTCCCGCCCGGAGGATAATCTATCGGATTGGTCCGGCGGGGCTATTCGTTTTCATAAAGAAGAGGACCAAATATCGCGGGCGAAATTCAAGCTATTGGAAGCGGAGCAGCGTTTTGGCCTCGATTTCGGCTCCTATAAGAATGCTCTCGATATCGGGGCTGCGCCGGGAGGTTGGACTTCTTTTTTATTGGAAAAAGGATTGAAGGTAACCGCGATTGATCCAGCGAGCATGCATCCCAGTCTGATCAGTAATCCCAAGCTGACTTTTCATAAAAAGAATGCCGGCGATGTAAAGCTGCGAGATGAGGAATTCGATCTGCTTGTTTGCGATATGAGCTGGAGCCCAAGGCAAATGGGCCGGCTTGTAGCCGATCTGCTCTATGCTCTGAAGCAGGGCGGAACTGCCATTATCACGGTGAAATTGATGCACAAGAAGCCTTTTCAAACGGTTAAAGAACTGCTGCAAGCTTTTGAATCGCAGCTGCACTTGGTGCAAGCCAAGCAGTTGTTTCATAATCGCGAGGAGCTGACTTTGTATCTGATTAAGTCAACCATTTTATGA
- a CDS encoding ATP-binding cassette domain-containing protein — protein MIHLSHISFIREERHILDDVNLHVEAGEHWVILGKNGSGKTTLLEMMNGYEFPSRGKVEVLGNVYGQCDVRAVRKQIGYISQSLFEKLNLSDPVWEVVATGEYAFLRFYEEIPDEVKAKAVRMLERVRIAHLKDQPLGTLSQGERKKVMLARALMMSPDILIMDEPASGLDLYERERLLNDINELSKEKITVIYVTHHIEEIIPLFTHVALIDNGKLIAAGPKREVLTTENIYQTFEVPIELEWFQDRPWIKVLPA, from the coding sequence ATGATTCACTTAAGCCATATTTCATTTATTCGCGAAGAACGCCATATTCTGGACGATGTCAATTTGCATGTTGAAGCGGGAGAGCATTGGGTCATTCTGGGGAAGAACGGCTCCGGCAAGACGACGCTCCTGGAAATGATGAACGGATATGAATTTCCAAGCAGGGGAAAAGTTGAAGTGCTGGGCAATGTGTATGGCCAGTGCGATGTTAGAGCTGTGCGCAAGCAAATAGGCTATATCAGCCAATCCTTGTTTGAAAAGCTGAATCTCTCTGATCCGGTTTGGGAAGTTGTAGCCACGGGTGAATATGCGTTTCTGAGATTTTACGAGGAAATACCTGACGAGGTTAAGGCAAAAGCGGTTCGCATGCTGGAGCGTGTAAGGATTGCGCATCTCAAGGATCAACCGCTCGGAACACTTTCGCAGGGTGAACGCAAAAAGGTGATGCTGGCCCGAGCTTTGATGATGAGTCCGGATATTTTAATTATGGATGAACCGGCTTCCGGCCTGGATTTATATGAGCGCGAGCGATTACTTAATGACATTAATGAACTGAGCAAAGAGAAAATAACGGTCATCTATGTGACTCATCATATTGAAGAAATTATCCCGCTGTTCACCCATGTTGCGCTGATTGATAACGGCAAATTGATTGCGGCTGGGCCCAAACGTGAGGTGCTTACCACTGAAAATATTTATCAAACCTTTGAGGTTCCTATCGAGCTTGAATGGTTTCAAGACCGTCCATGGATCAAGGTGCTGCCAGCATGA
- a CDS encoding cyclic-phosphate processing receiver domain-containing protein, which produces MIHVYLDDMRPCPRGFTSANNAEQCILLLQEFEIQVLSLDHDLGWNQKNGDEVVNWMIRHKKFAKEIYLHSSSLPARKRMYEMLIIAKPEDVQLYQTPVPESRIKQIAQETYT; this is translated from the coding sequence ATGATTCACGTTTACTTGGATGATATGCGTCCATGCCCGCGAGGCTTTACCTCGGCAAATAACGCTGAGCAGTGCATTTTGCTGCTGCAGGAATTTGAAATCCAGGTGCTTTCTCTGGACCATGATCTCGGCTGGAATCAAAAGAATGGCGACGAGGTGGTGAACTGGATGATCCGGCATAAGAAATTCGCCAAAGAGATTTATCTGCATTCCTCAAGCCTTCCCGCTAGAAAACGGATGTACGAAATGTTAATCATTGCTAAACCCGAAGATGTTCAGCTTTATCAGACACCAGTGCCCGAGTCAAGGATAAAGCAAATTGCTCAAGAGACTTATACATAG
- a CDS encoding deoxyribonuclease IV, which yields MHIGSHVSTRGSYEGAAHAAFGMGAGAFQYFPKNPRSLALKTKWNTQDTHSCADFSKEKGLLSIGHSPYPLNLAVDEEDRPLMRAVLMNALEITEACGSVGLVVHFGKYHGKDLLQGYKNIIQLLNEALMDWKGNSLVLLENQAGEGTGMGTTLEELVQVRSLCAVQERIGFCFDTCHAFAGGIWSESLWKRFEENGEKLGYFQHLKAVHLNDSLHPFGSRRDRHANIGQGQVGLNAFRMLLASPYLRGIPVVLETEPAEHGGHQTEIALVQSLAAGTA from the coding sequence ATGCACATCGGATCTCATGTGAGTACAAGAGGGAGCTACGAGGGAGCGGCCCACGCAGCTTTCGGTATGGGAGCAGGGGCTTTTCAATATTTCCCCAAAAATCCAAGAAGCTTGGCGCTTAAAACAAAATGGAATACCCAAGACACTCATAGCTGTGCAGACTTCAGCAAGGAAAAGGGCCTGCTATCCATTGGGCATTCTCCCTATCCACTGAATCTCGCAGTAGACGAAGAAGATCGACCATTGATGCGGGCGGTGCTGATGAATGCTCTTGAAATCACGGAAGCATGCGGCTCTGTTGGCCTTGTTGTGCATTTTGGCAAATATCATGGAAAAGACCTCTTGCAAGGGTACAAAAATATTATACAATTACTGAATGAAGCATTAATGGATTGGAAAGGGAATTCACTGGTTTTACTTGAAAATCAAGCCGGTGAAGGTACAGGTATGGGAACCACGCTAGAAGAGCTCGTCCAGGTTCGTTCACTGTGTGCTGTGCAGGAGCGGATTGGATTTTGCTTCGATACGTGCCATGCTTTTGCCGGTGGTATTTGGAGTGAATCGCTTTGGAAGCGCTTTGAGGAAAATGGCGAGAAGCTCGGTTATTTTCAGCATTTAAAGGCCGTTCACTTGAATGATTCACTGCATCCTTTTGGCTCACGCCGCGATCGTCATGCGAATATCGGACAAGGTCAAGTTGGACTGAACGCCTTCCGTATGCTGCTTGCTTCTCCTTATTTGCGCGGGATTCCTGTTGTTCTGGAAACAGAGCCTGCCGAGCATGGGGGCCATCAGACTGAAATTGCCCTTGTACAATCTCTTGCCGCAGGGACAGCATAA
- a CDS encoding DNA-formamidopyrimidine glycosylase family protein codes for MPELPEMENYKKQLHPLIHGKKITAVDIERPKSLNVAPELFAREVIGTSIKDIERRAKHILFHLSSGKILLLHLMLGGSMFFGSEADKPDRTVQVTLSFGDKQLYFIGLRLGYLHVHTVDEVDGLLEKLGPEPLDRGFKLPDFKTRISAKTTNLKVTLVDQGFLSGIGNCYSDEICFDARLLPARRANSLNPTEQVQLYESMQSVLKEAIRYGGYMEPLFAGDKVTGQFDSMCKVYDREGEPCARCGHPLIKRELSAKKCFYCSNCQR; via the coding sequence ATGCCGGAACTGCCTGAAATGGAAAACTACAAAAAGCAGCTGCATCCATTGATCCATGGTAAAAAGATAACTGCTGTTGACATTGAGCGGCCAAAATCTTTAAATGTGGCCCCTGAGCTTTTTGCTAGAGAAGTGATCGGCACCAGCATCAAGGATATAGAACGAAGAGCGAAGCATATCTTGTTTCATTTATCCAGCGGCAAGATCCTGCTGCTTCATCTGATGCTTGGCGGCTCGATGTTTTTTGGGTCTGAGGCAGACAAACCCGACCGTACCGTTCAGGTTACTCTTAGCTTTGGTGACAAGCAACTATATTTTATCGGTCTTCGACTTGGTTATTTGCATGTGCATACGGTGGATGAGGTCGATGGTCTTTTGGAAAAGCTTGGTCCTGAGCCGCTTGATCGAGGTTTTAAGCTCCCTGATTTTAAAACGCGAATATCCGCCAAAACAACGAATTTAAAGGTGACCCTGGTCGATCAAGGCTTTTTATCCGGTATAGGCAACTGTTATTCGGATGAAATCTGTTTTGATGCCCGGCTACTCCCTGCGAGAAGAGCGAATTCGCTTAACCCCACTGAACAGGTTCAGCTTTATGAGTCCATGCAAAGTGTGCTGAAAGAGGCGATTAGATATGGCGGTTACATGGAGCCTTTGTTTGCTGGCGATAAGGTAACCGGGCAGTTCGATTCCATGTGCAAGGTGTATGATCGCGAAGGCGAGCCCTGTGCACGCTGCGGCCACCCTCTGATCAAGAGGGAATTGTCCGCGAAAAAATGCTTTTACTGCTCGAATTGTCAGAGGTAA